Part of the Choloepus didactylus isolate mChoDid1 chromosome 27, mChoDid1.pri, whole genome shotgun sequence genome is shown below.
cgctgatctcagcagttcgacgtgttcatgagtgttgcttgaagtatgcccaaagtcaaattgctctgtggtatccagtccatgcagttcctggctttctacctactttcctggaggagtaactaacacatacagctcaccagtccgccatcttgccccaatccgagaatgccattttgaaatgcaacctgggagcaagcagacaccagccacgtgccttcccagctaccagaggttttccagacgcctttggccatcctccagtgaaggcagccaattgtcgatgcattacattgtacactttatggccctaagactgtaactgtgtaaccaaataaaccccctttataaaagccaatccatttctggtgttttgcattctggcagcattagcaaactagaacagtagttaAGGGCACACGTTCCCAGCTCTACCATTTCCAAGCCGTGCTTTCCTTGGGTGAGTTGCTGTACATCTCTGagttagtttccttatctgtaaaatggaatcataatagTATCTACCCCTACAATGTTGTTATGAggcttaaatgaataaataaaagtaaagcaCTTGAAACAGTACCTGGTACCTAGTTAGGGTTATAtgagtgttagctattattattaatatcacCACTTACTATGTGCAGACATTATGCCAAACGCTTTATACACCTGATATCATTTAGGGCTTGCAAACTCAGATGTCTAGCTGGGTGATATAAATGGGGACAAGGGCCAGCTGTAAGGCAGCAGGGAGTTGTGGGGAGTATCGCCAATGGTAGCCTGTGCCTTGTCTAAGAGAGGTGGCCTTCACTCAGCTCTGATGGAAGCTGTCATGTAGGAAGAGGCTCACAGTTGCCAAATCTGCCTACATTTCTAGAGTAAATCTCCATACAATGGTTTTTATATCCCAGGAGTGATATCTCCAAATTCTTAAATGTTAGCAACCAAATCAAGGTTGTAAAAATGCTACATGGTATAGTGTGATATTAAGAGCATTGGTTCTTACTCCAGCAAGACAAaaataccctttttttttttttttgtattggcACAAGGTAATTTGTTGCAGCATTGCTTGGAATTGCAAAATATTAGAAGCAACCTAAGCGCCCATACATCGGAGAGTGGCCGAATGAACTGTGTTATAGCCACACAATGGGGCATGATGCAGTTGTGAAAAGGAATGAGGACAAGCTCGAAGAAAACTGATCTGGAATGATCTCCAGGACAcgctgttaaaaaacaaaaaaggcgaAGTGGAAAAAGTACTACAATCGGCTATAATTGGCTACCCTTCATATAAGGGGAGCTAAGAAAATACACAGGTGCCTGCTCCTTTGTTTAAGAGAAATACAGGAAGGATATAGCAGAAACTAAAGAGAAGGGTGACTTACAGGAGGTCAGTGGGAAAGGGGTGGGTAAAGGGGGCAATGGAGCAGGAAGAGGGCACCAGGAGGGAGCCAGGCTTCTCTGAGCCTGTCTGTTGGTATAGCTCTGATGCTTCGAACCATAGTCAGGCTACATGTTTCCTTCACACACCCCAAAATGCACAAACAATTAAAACCAACCAGGGTGTGGGGGGAACCCAATGTGGAACATAGACACTAAAAAATAGGCGTAACTCTATTTTGAATACCCTAACCACACCGGAGAGGGTGGGGAAGTAAGGTAGCTGTGGGCAACTGTCTCACCTGGGGACTCTAAGCTACAGACTAAAAGGACCGGAAGTAAATGCTGTCGTTGGTCAGGAAGTGTTTCTTACAGGGAGATGGGGATAGAGTTCTGAAACTGCTTTACTAGAACcaaacagataaatgagaaatGAGAGTCAGGTTTCTCAGCGTTGGGGAAGGCAGTTACAAATAAAGGAATGGAAGTCATAGACGTGTGCCTGGGCCGGTTGGTAATCACGCACATAGTGATGGCCTTGCTCAGATCCCTGAGAGAGTTTAGAAGCAATGGCACTCAgctcatatcttcatttttaaatatctgttctCTAATAAACGGAATCAGGGGTCCTTAGGGAAGTAGTTGATTCCAGAGCTGGGACAGGGAATCTACAAAGTGAACCTAGAATAAACTGTGGTTCCAGAAAGTGTGGACGTGATCCAAAAATGTTGGAGACATCAAAAGAACCCAGGAGCCAACCTGAAGGAGTTCCCAAAGACCAAATCTGGGGAAATTTGAGCAACAGAATAAGTAACATTAGTACTGTATTTTAACCCACAGAATAAGATAAAtttccatgagtccatactgagattaaaaaaattgaatacatgGGTAAATGAAAAGGGGAAAGTCAGCTCTGCCTTACAATAAAATTTCACTTAGCTGAAAGAGGggattagaaaattagaaaatcagaATTAGGCGAACACCAGAATAATAATTGTCACAGATAAAAGCCAGCAATGGATGCTAAAGTTTGTGGATGAAAGTtcaaggagaaacagaatttgCATAGTTTCAAGTAATCTCTCcccaaatattcattaaatacaaGGAAAGAAGAGTAACTTCACCATGGAGAAATTAAGCAGGCAACCATTTAACCAGGGGATCAAGTTCAATATCACCAGTAACAGTAATAAGTCATATCGACATTGTGAACCCCCTGATATGATACACTGAAAAGGACACAATATCACATCTATGACAGTCTTGCCCCCAAACACACAATTACGagaaaacatcaaacaaacccaaactgagggacattctacaaaacaactGATTGGCACTCTTCAAAAAGGTCAAGCCCATGAAAAGACTGAGAAATGGAGACCTCAAAGGAGATTAAGTATTACAAACTCAATACAGTGTGGGATCctagattggatcctggaacaaagaaggacattagtgggaaaaaaagctgaaattccAATGTGGTCTGTAGTTTTATTAACCAGAAGGTACCCATCTCTATACCCATTCCTTGTTTGAACAATATTAGGGGACTACAGAAGAGGGAGATACAGGAACGCTCtgtaatatttttgcaacttttctgttaaATCTATAATTActacaaaagaaaaagtttaaaaacaaaggcTACGGCCTAGTGAGCCAGCCTGTCTGGGTTCAGATTCTGCCTGGAATTTGGTAAGTCTCTTTACCTCCATGAGCCAcagttttttctttgtaaaatgggaacaacgATAGCAACTACAGCTTAAGGTTGAAACGAGGTTAAAAGAGTTGTCCATATAAAGCACTTGGTAGGAGTGTATTTACTATTATTACTGCAAAGGCCAAACAAAGGACTGCTGTAACTTCACCAAGATGCTCCCAGCAGCAGCACCACAGGTTTTATTgtctttcccattttacagaggccTCCAGTTAAAAGgccttgtccaaggtcactcgGCTCAAGAACGGCAAAGCCAGCTCACCGTTTTGGTatagtatcaaagaagaatagCCACAATTCTctgaaactgtttttaaaatacgTCTCCCTATTTCAAAGGCATGTCTGTGTGAGAGCAGATTTTCTGCATATACATCATCTAAAGCATCTAAACACTTTCTGAGTCCACACtgcaactaacctttaagaaaaaaccttctttactttcttttaactttatttatcaaaaaattaaaacaaacaacaaaaaacacaacatttcaaacataacaaagcaaaggattaaggaaaacaaataacctaaaataactactttcttccaacatgttcctaccataccccaagaaaattaacaaaccataatcaaacaaaggtataagaaaaactaaataacctaaaataactacaatgaagctaattttttaatgcaataggttttttttactttatgaaaacttgaaaaaaaaaacaattcaaacaaaacgaaacaaaggattaagaaaaacagataacctaaaataactgcactgcttccaacatgatccttcCAACATAGTGTTACTTAGTACTAACCAATATGAACTACAAAGAATAAAATTTGTACCCTAGAAAGTTtgcagaccataatcattcctgagcattcccataacgtTGAGATTACCTTCATTAGCTTATCTGAAACAACTTTCTTTAAAAGCAGCAAAGACTTTaaggacaaggaaagactgagcaACTGTCACAGGAGAGACTGGACCCAGGATAACTAAACACAACATGGGattctggattggatcctggaccaAAATAAAGACATTAGTGGAAGCACTTAGAGTCAGAATATAGTGTGCCGTTTAGCCAATATCAtgccaatgttaatttcttggttttgacAACTGTGCCATGGTTTGGAAAGATGTTAACATCGGGGAAAGCTGGCTGAAGGGGAAATGGCAACAATGTACTATCTATGCAACTCTTCTGTGAGCCAAAAACTATTCCTAAATAAAcaggtaaaataatttttttaaagaagaagaaaaaggagaaactaCTGCTTGATGAGTTTTGGTATAGTATCAAAGAAGAATGCCCACAATTATCtgaaactgcttttaaaatatgtctCCCTATTTCAAAGGCATGTCTGTGTGAGAGCAGATTTTCTGCATATACATCATCTAAAGCATGTAAACATCATCATCACAACAGACTGAACGCAAAAGCAGATACGAGAAGAACCCAGCTGTCTCCTAGTAAGCCAGACCTGAAAGAGGTTTGCTAAGAAGTAAATCAATGCCACATGTCtcacaaaattttcattttgtaaattagttatttttcattaaaatatcatttgtattaatatataatatttattagtGCTAATTTAAAAGGACTTTATAAATAAGCATTTTCAAATGTCTTAGTTTTAACTTGCAAATATTGATAGCTATGACTCATGTAAATGAAAGCTCTTTGAGATTCTCTATAATTTTTAGAAAGAAGTCCTGAGACCACTGCTACATGCTAAGCACTGTTCTCCTCACCATGCCATTGTGACGTCAGGCTAATATTACCTCACTGTCCAAATAAAGAAGctgagcccagagaggttaagtcacttgcccaaggtcacacagcaggtatTAGCAAAGATGGGATCCAAACTCAGGTACTTTGGGTCGAGAGGGCCCAGAGCCCCAGAGCCCATACTCTACCACCACCACGCCTTGATCAAGGGTCAGAAGCACACCTTGCTGGGAGGAGGTGAGAAGGGATGGAGGGGGCTAGGCAATCTGGTTCTGTCATCATTTGTTCACTGATTTCCTTCACAACTGCTTTTAGGGTCTACTGTGCACTAATGCATCAGCTCCTAGAGATATGCCAGTGACACAATAAGCAAGGACAAAAGCAGCCCCTATTAGGGGGTGCTTACTATAGACTAGACACCATAATCATTTCCTATTTCCCATACAGCCAGAGGCACCACTGCTTGCAATCCCCATTTAACAGAGGCGGACAACTGAGGCTCAGGCAGGACAAGCCCCCTGCCCAAGGTCCCGTGGCAATCAATGTGAGATTCCTGAATCCAACCATGAGGCACCCTTCTGGGGGAGGTGTGGGGAGGGGTCACAGACACTTACCTGGGTAGGAGAGATGGACTTGCTCAGGGGTGGCGCTGGGAGCCCCTGGGGCCCCCTGGACTCCCAGGAAGAAGATGAGCAGACAGCAGCAGGACCAGCAGGGATGAAGGAGGTGCATGGTAGGGGaattggggagtggggtgggtgaGCGGATCAGACTGGGTCAGGGACAGCAGGTAGGGCCTGGGAGGATGGAGGATGGAGAATGGAGACAGTCAGACAATGAcgtgggggagggaggcaggatgATGGGAAGATCCTCAAGGGGGATGGTTATCCAGATGctggagagagaaaaccacaatCATGATCTTTATAGAGCGACACTCTGAGCTTCACTGTGCGCTGTGCACATTTAACTCGTGGAATCGCCTCCAGATCCCACGACCGTAGCACTTCCACTATCATcatccccacttcacagatgaggaaactgaggaactgaGATTCATTTGTACAGCTGGGGGTGTGGAGGAGCCAGGATGGGAACCCAGAGAGACCTGGCTCCTGAGCTCTAACCTTGGCTCACTGGCAAGGAAAGAGGTTTGGGGTGGGGAGTCCCGAGAGGAAATTTGCCCTTGGACACCCCAAACCCAGCACTCCATCTGCTTTTCTTAGCAACCCCCGTTTCCTCGACCTTATTGCCCAGATTGCCTAGCATGGCATCCTGCCGGTCCCGTCTGCACCCGCTCCAGGGGCCCGCCACCCGCAACCCCGGTCCCGCCTCTGCAtacgcccctccccaccccttccccgcCCGCTCCAGCTCCCCGCGGACCTGCCGGGCTGGAGCCGGCCGGGAGCTGGGACAGGGGGCGCCCTCCCGGACCCCGGCTCACCCTCTGGGGCGCCGGCAGCCCCGCACGCGCGTCTCCCGCAGCCGGCGCCGCGGCGGTATTTATGAGTTTGCAGGCGCCCCGGCCTCCCGCCGCCCACAGCCGTCCCGGCCCCGGAAGAGCAGGCCGCCTCGGGGTGACGGGCTCCCCAGACAGCCAGGGCCCCGCGTCCCACAGGTCTGGCCGGTCCCGGGCGCCTCACGCCCACCCGCCCGCCACCCCCAGGGCGGGGTGCGGGAAGAGGGGACCCGGGAAGGCTTGCTAcgccgccgccgccacctccAAGCCGGCCACCAGGTGAGCGCCAGGACACGTaaggctgtttttttgtttgtttgtttgttttttgtcccccACGCGCTGCACCCCACACAGTCGGAGAAGCCCCGGAGCACAGCCCCCGGCCCCAATCTCCGGCCCCACGGGATGCGGGACCCAGAGGCTGGGACCCTGTGGGGGGGGTTCCCCTTCCCTTCCCGCCGCGCGGGCATCCTCTTCCTCGCAGGGACTTCCGGCTTCCTGaccgcccaccccccaccctaagCCGACCACACGGACTCCTCCCCACGACCCGAGGGCATCctgaaaacaaaatttcaaaatccaCGAAGGACAGCGCGGCTGACGAGCTACGCGCCTTAGGCGAGATactgacctctctgggcctcagttttctcatctgtaaaatggagacatacCCCATAGGCCGCGGTGAGGATTGAGGGGGTCGTCACCCTCGTGTCTGAGAACACGGCCTGGCCCAAAGTAGGAGCTGGATAGGAATCAGCTGTTGTTATGAATGCAGAAACTCCAGAAACCACTTTGGGGAAGGGGCCTGGGGGGCGGGGGCAAGTGTGAGTTTTCCCTGTGTAAACTTTTGTGAATTCTTTAAGCATCGAGAATGGCTTCAGGAGCCgcgagagagaaagagaggtctGGGGGTGCCGTGCTGCCCACTCTTCCTGCCTGCGGATTCAATGGTCCAACTATTTGACTTTGTAAATTCAGGGTATAGGGGTGTGTGTGGTTTAGGGACACTGATTTCAGAGGTTGGCACTGGGTGCCGCAGGCAGGAGGGGGCAGAGTTCGGATGAACCTTTTGTGCTGTTTGGATCCCCACCAACCCCCATCTCCTGTCAGTCTCCATTACAgcttaaaatataatacaaagcCAGGCTCTTAACCGCCCTCAAGCACCACCAATCTCCAGTCCCGGGCCCTCAATTGTaaattctatctatctatctatctatctatctatctatctatcatctatctatctatctatttagttagttttattgagatatattcacataccatacaatgatccatggtgtacaatcaactgtttacagtaccatcatatagttgtgcattcatcaccccaatctattttttttcttttgttttaattcagttttattgagatatattcacataccatacagtcatcatggtgtataatcaactgtaccatcatatagttgtgcattcatcacccaatctatttttgaacactttccttataccagaaagaatcagaataagaataaaaaataaaaataaaaaagaacacccaaaccatccccccctcccaccctatttttcatttagtttttgtccccatttttctactcatccatccataccctggataaagggagtgtgatccataaggttttcacaatcacactgtcaccccttgtaatctacactgttatacaatcatcttcaagagtcaaggctactgggttggagtttgatagtttcaggtatttacttctagctattctagtacattaaaacctaaaaagtgttatctatatagtgtgtaagaatgtccaccagagtgacctctcgactctatttgaaatctctcagtcactgaagctttatttcatttcatttcacatcccccttttggtcaagaagatgttctcaatcccacgatgctgggtccagattcatccccgggggtCATATCCTGGGATATTTACAccgctgggagtcaggtcccatgtaggggggagggccaCGAGATCACCCAActaggtggcttagctagagagagagggccacatctgagcaataaagaggtactcaggggtagactcttaggcacaattataagcaggtttagcctctcctgtgcagtaatgagcttcataaccTCCCCTTATTTTTAGCTGTTCTGGATATCTTCCAGAATCAGGGGTTCTTTTGACTGTTTTTGTGTTAAAGACACCTATGACAGCCCTTCTCAGAATTATGTTCTTACATGCATAAAGCAAATACACCAGAttacaaaggaaaccaattatATTCAACTACAgatataaaagtatttttaaagcaaatatatgATACAGTAATATATGTGCTTCTTTATTAATGCATTGAATTTCAAGATCTAGCAGCAAGTCCAAAAATTGTGGTAGTTTAGAAGTTTTGGTGAGCATACAGAAGATATTTGAGATTCCTGAACAACCTGAATGGGATTTTAAAACATCTGTGATTTCTTCTGGTTACAAAGCCCTGGGTTCTGCTAATAGTCTTGTTTGTTGTCCTTGTTCGTGTCAGAAAGAAGTGCTAAATTAAGGTTACAGCCATGGTCCTTAAGccttacactcttaaaaattatggagaaaaaaatatatagaaagagaaagaaaagaaagaaaatattactgAGGAACCCAAAGAGCTTTTGTATAAGTAGGTCATATCTATTAATACTTCctatgtaagaaaataaaacagaagttttaaaacacaagaaCCCACACAAATGCATTCTATTCATCATCAGTGATGATGTCATCACACAGGTAGCTCTTGGAGTGTGAAAAAGACAAATACAACTTAGTATTATGAAAATAGATCCAAAAAGGCTCTGATGAAAGATCTTGGGGACCCCCAGGATCCCTAGACAATACCTGAAGAACAGCTGGGTTCAAGGGGAGTAAAAATaaacaggtgattttttttcccatccaggTTCATGTAGCTCCTGAATTCCATCCACTAATCCAGGTTGAAGCCCCGTGGAATCAAAATCACAGAGAGTGGCTTTCTGGATTTACTGACTTCTAGAGCCGTTGGTCCCCAATAAGGTGGATGAGGCTCACGGGTCACTCaccaaccccccacccctgctcatGCCCCCACCCTTCCCCTACTCTCAAGACAGCTGTAGCACTATTTCTAGTTTCCCTTTTTTGGATACTTTTGTGCTTTGAGAAATATACTCCCATTTCCCTATTTTTTAGTCTACTCGCTAGAGAAAATAATCTTGTGGTGGTGAACAGAGCATCTACTCTGGAGCCAGATGGCCTGGGTTTAAATCTAGCTTGGGCATTGACTagcttaggcaagttatttaacctcattGTGCCTCAGTTCCCAGccctaaaatggggatgataatagcaactacctcacagggttgttgtgaagattagatAAGtttatagaataataataataaaaaaaaaacacaaaaatacttAGAGCAGGGCAAGCACAAAGCAAATGCCATACATATCACTTTGAATTATTCTGATACCCGAAACATCTGGTCTACCCTGTTTGCAAGCTGAGACTATGATGATCCTACTTTTCTACAgctgtttaaaattatttaaacctCTTTTATTGTGAATATGGCATCCATACCAAAAAGTCCATAAACATACAGCTTAACAAATTATGACAGGGTGAACACATCTTCTGTAACCACCACCCAggtgaagaaataaaatactgcCGGCTTCCCACAAGCCCCTCAGGCCCCCTCCCAGGCACTGCTCTCTCCCTCCCCGAGAAGGTCACCACAATCCTGAGTTTTACATGACTTAGGATTTGCCACCTAAGTATGCCTCCCTATGCATGGTAAtttcattttgcctgtttttgtgcATAATGTAAATAGAATTATACAGCTGTGTCTAGCTTGTTTTGCTCAATATTATGATTGTGACATTCATCCAGGTTGCATGTATAATGAAATCCATTCCTACTCATTGATGCGTAGTAGTCCATTGTGTGAATACACTGCAATTTATTTACCAATTGTTGACTTAAAACGTCTGGTTCCTTCCATTTTTTGGACTCTGACAAATAGTACTGCTCTTAACATTGTAGCACACATTTTTGGTAAACATATGCACATTTCTCTTGGGAATAAATCCAGGGGCATAATGGCTGgtcagagtgtgtgtgtgtgtgggggggggggtatttaCAGATACTGCCaaagagttttccaaagtggttgtatttCTTCTCCCACCAGCCATGTTTGGGTATTTCCATTGCTCCACATCTTGCCAACACTTGACATTGTCAGAAGTttatttttagccattctggtggatgCATATCACAAtgagtgatatctcattgtggttttaatttgcatttccctaacataataaaactgaacttcttttcatttgtttattcacctTGGGGATATCCATTTCTGTGATGTGCGTGTTCAAGAGTCATTCCTGGTTTTTATTAGGCTGTCCATTCTTTTTAATGGatttgttctttatatattcaggatatgaGCCATTTGAAAGTTGTATATCctgcaaacatttttttcctactctATAGTTTGCCTTCTCACGCTTTAATGGTATTTTTTAATGAACAGAGGTTCTTAACTTTAGTGTAGTCCagtttatcaatcttttcctttatgaaaaatgatttttatgtctaaatttaggaaatatttccATACTTCCAAATCATGCTGATATTGTCTTATATCACTTTCCAaaagctttattatttttcattacatttagcTTGGCAAACTCTCTGGAACtgcttttgtatatggtgtgaggtagggcttTTTAAGTTTTATCAAAGTAGTTAATACACAGggttaataaaataaacataaatgagTCTACTTTCTTAAGGAGACTtcttttttgaagtatttttccattatgaaagaaaaatcacCTCATTACTGAAAAATTAGAATGTAGAAAGAGCCAGAGGAGTTTGATGACTCAGGGAATCGACAAACCTGAGTTTgagtcctggttctgccacttcttGGGTGTGCCTTCCCTTCGCTAAGCTCTAGGATCCTAATCTCTAAAATGGGCATAACAGTGCCTGCCTCACAAGTGCTTGGAAAGATACAACATGTAAAGCATTTAATGCAGGTCAGGGTGCAAAGAAAGAGCTCAACAAATGGTAGCTACAATTATTCTGAAACAGGATTTTACTCCACCACTCAGTGTCCATAAGCTACCTCTGGTAACAGTGGATACCCGTCAatggagcatttttttttaacctgggcacaggattcaggttgagttgtgATCATACCATAGcctgattttatttttgcttgaCTCTATTTTTACTGGACTCTTCTAAACATTCTTTTATAATTGCTGCATGACATTTCATTGTGTGGCTTACATCATCCACACAGAGAAGGGAGATGGCATGAACAGGTAAAAGCCAGGCCTCTGGAACCAGATGGCCAGGATTAGGTCCAACTCCAATACCTGGTAGCTAAAGCCCTCCCTCCTGCCTTTGGACTTGAATCAAGTGCAACCCTCTCAGGATCCTTCCTATGTAACATAAAATTGCAGTACCTTCCCCACACTTCTCCCGACGCTCTGAGCCAAATGTCTGAAGACTTTTTCTACAAAGGGCCAGATCTtcaatattttaggctctgtggGTCACATGGTCTCTGTCACAGGTATTCAGCTCTGCCTTTACCacttgaaagcagccatagacggCACGGAAACAAATGGGTATGGCTGCGTACCCATAAAACTTTACTGATGGAGatggaaatttgaatttcatataattttcacatgtcacaaaatattattcttctgaccccccccccaaccattaaaaaattgtaaaaaccttCCTTAGCATGCATGCTGTACAGAAACAGATGGTGGGCTGGATTTGCTCCTCAGGCTGTAGTTTGCCGACCCCCTGCCTTTGCCTGCACCATATTTTCCCACGGCACCCATCACCTTCATACAGACTATAATATTcgcttatttattatgtttattgtctAACTTCCCTCCTAGACTGTCAGTTTCAGCAAGGCAGCGATTTTGTCTGTCTGACACACCATAGGTGTGCGATAAAGATTTGTTAAATGATTGGGTAAATGAATGAATCCTCATGACTACGAGAAGCATGGACCCACTTTCTATAGTGCCCCTTTATACCGCCTTCCTTGCCAGGGGTTGCCTTGGCCAGCACCCACACCCCAGAGCCTCTGCTTCAGCTAAGTGCTGGGTCTCCAAAATAGACTAAGAATTTGAGACCAGGAAGAAGAGGGAAGCAGAGAACCACTTCCTCCCATCCCAGCCTTTGGCCCCCATGACTTCAGCCTGACTGTCTGTGATGTCACACATCAGGGGACCTGTGAGCCACCGAGGTGAGGGGCGTGCCCAGGACACAGCTCACCTGGGAGAGAGATGTCACCCTGCCTCGAATTGGGTCAAGAAGGAAGAGTGACTCCCTTCTCAGATATGGAAGCTTCCAGTGCCAGACTCAGAGCAGCCCTCCTGCACTCAGTCTCCCACTCATCTGAGGCCTCATTGTCAT
Proteins encoded:
- the LOC119521177 gene encoding vegetative cell wall protein gp1-like, which translates into the protein MTGPPPATPVPPLHTPLPTPSPPAPAPRGPAGLEPAGSWDRGRPPGPRLTLWGAGSPARASPAAGAAAVFMSLQAPRPPAAHSRPGPGRAGRLGVTGSPDSQGPASHRSGRSRAPHAHPPATPRAGCGKRGPGKACYAAAATSKPATRFM